The Cervus elaphus chromosome 12, mCerEla1.1, whole genome shotgun sequence genome includes a region encoding these proteins:
- the GATM gene encoding glycine amidinotransferase, mitochondrial: protein MLRVRCLRGGSRGAEALHYIGSRLGRTVTGWVQRTFQSTQAATASSRNSCAADDKATDPLPKDCPVSSFNEWDPLEEVIVGRAENACVPPFTVEVKANTYEKYWPFYQKYGGSYFPKDHLKKAVAEIEEMCNILKMEGVTVRRPDPIDWSLKYKTPDFESTGLYGAMPRDILIVVGNEIIEAPMAWRSRFFEYRAYRAIIKDYFRRGAKWTTAPKPTMADELYDQDYPVHSVEDRHKLAAQGKFVTTEFEPCFDAADFIRAGRDIFVQRSQVTNYMGIEWMRKHLAPDYRVHIISFKDPNPMHIDATFNIIGPGLVLSNPDRPCHQIDLFKKAGWTIVTPPIPVIPDDHPLWMSSKWLSMNVLMLDEKRVMVDANEVPIQKMFEKLGISTIKVNIRNANSLGGGFHCWTCDVRRRGTLQSYFD from the exons ATGCTGCGGGTGCGGTGTCTGCGCGGCGGGAGCCGCGGCGCCGAAGCGCTGCACTACATCGGGTCTCGG CTTGGAAGAACTGTAACAGGATGGGTGCAGCGAACTTTCCAGAGCACCCAGGCAGCTACGGCTTCCTCCCGGAATTCCTGTGCAGCTGATGACAAGGCCACTGATCCTCTGCCCAAGGACTGCCCTGTCTCCTCTTTCAACGAATGGGACCCCTTAGAGGAAGTGATCGTGGGCAGAGCAGAAAATGCCTGTGTTCCACCGTTCACTGTGGAGGTGAAG GCCAACACATATGAAAAGTACTGGCCTTTTTACCAAAAGTATGGGGGCAGTTATTTTCCCAAAGATCATTTGAAAAAGGCTGTTGCTGAAATTGAAGAAatgtgcaatattttaaaaatggaaggagTGACAGTGAGGAGGCCTGACCCCATTGACTGGTCACTGAAGTATAAAACTCCTGATTTTGAGTCTACGG GTTTATATGGTGCGATGCCTCGAGACATCCTGATAGTTGTGGGAAATGAGATTATCGAGGCTCCCATGGCCTGGCGCTCTCGCTTCTTTGAGTACCGTGCATACAGAGCAATTATCAAAGACTACTTCCGCCGTGGGGCCAAGTGGACAACAGCTCCTAAGCCCACAATGGCTGATGAGCTTTATGACCAA GATTACCCCGTCCATTCTGTAGAAGACAGACACAAATTGGCTGCTCAGGGAAAGTTTGTGACAACCGAGTTTGAGCCATGCTTTGATGCTGCTGATTTCATTCGAGCTGGAAGAGATATCTTCGTACAAAGAAGCCAG GTTACAAACTACATGGGCATTGAATGGATGCGTAAGCATCTTGCTCCAGACTACAGAGTGCACATTATTTCCTTTAAAGACCCCAATCCAATGCACATTGACGCCACCTTCAATATCATTGGGCCTGGTCTTGTGCTTTCCAACCCTGACCGACCATGTCACCAG ATTGATCTTTTCAAGAAAGCAGGATGGACCATAGTTACTCCTCCAATACCAGTCATCCCAGATG ATCACCCACTCTGGATGTCCTCCAAATGGCTTTCCATGAATGTCTTAATGCTAGATGAAAAGCGTGTTATGGTGGATGCCAACGAGGTCCCAATTCAGAAGATGTTTGAAAAGCTGG GTATCAGTACCATTAAGGTTAACATTCGTAATGCCAATTCCCTGGGAGGAGGCTTCCACTGCTGGACCTGCGATGTCCGTCGCCGGGGCACCCTACAGTCCTACTTTGACTGA